The sequence ATTGTCCTGCTATTTAGTTCAGTCATTGCTACAATGCGCTGGTCTGGCTTCTTATCAGAGTTGAGCTTTTTGATGGTCTTGAATGCCGTCTTACTGTTTTGAGTAATATCTAGTCTACTAATGATTTCTTGCCACCGTTCCTTTCTTGTGTCACTGAGGGATACATGTAGATTTTCTCTGGTTAATGGTTTCTTCAGCAAATGGGTCAGCATCATGAGAATTGGCGTACCAGGTGTAGATTTTTCTGCTGGTGTCAGACAGGTCAGGGATGTACCGCTTTCTGCAACCGCGGGAAATGTTTTTCCTCACACTAGTCAATGGAGAGTCGTAACCTCCAAGTGTTGGATCTGcgtcctctattccttcttctagGTCCGATGTAAAAGCTTCCCAATTGGCTTTCCGGAAGTTGCTTCTTGGATGTGGCTTTCTGTTGACGACAGGAGCAAGATGCACAGTAATGGGTCCGTATTGGGAATTGGTTATGGGATCTCTGACTGACCTTCGGAAGTTCTGGTGTTGGGAGGATACAAAGGCCAGGTCTGGGTTGTAGCTCCTTTGCCAGCGAGCGCTGAAGAATGATGGTTTGTCCTTGGCTCTGTTTAGGATGGCCAGGTCCTTATCCACAGCCCATTCTTCAACAAGTTCGCCGTCTTTGTTGGTGTTGTGGCTGTTAAAGTCACCGATGACCAGGTATCATTAAGAGGGAGATCTTGGAGCCTCTTGAACTAGACAGTGGGCGGCTTGTAGAGTGATGTTTAGCTTGTCGGTCTTAACTCTGAGAATTTCCAGGCCATCAGCAGAGTGGTCAGAGATGTCCTTTACGGTTGCCTTGTCACGTACACGTAGATGGCGCTTCCGTGGACAGGGCTGCCATGGAATATCACAAGGTTCATGCCAGGTATTTGTAAGGGcggtttttttatgtctgttgaaGGTACAGTACGTCGGTAAACAATTCGGCGAGCAGATCTCTTTTCGTCGTAGATAAGCCTTTTGTGTTAAAACGTTACGTTGAACTTCATCTTccgaaggacgaagggagagataAGCGAGGTGTAGCAATTGATCTCTGTGAACAGATTAACAGGGGCACCGCGTGAAGTTTGCTACTCGTCCCCAACTTCAGTCATGAAGGTCGGAGTTCActcgaccatatatatatatatatatatatatatatatatatatatatatatatatatatatatatatatatatatatatatgtaagtgtatatgtgtgtgtgtgtgcacacacacacacacacatgcatacatacccgtACCTGTACTCACATGTCCTGTGATCAAGGATGTGGCAGTTGGAGGGTAAGTGGAATCGTAATTTATTTTCCGTTGACCATTGGGTAAAACAGCAAAATGTGGAAAAGGTGGAGTGAATTATACATGTAACAGTAGTCGGCAGCGAGAGATAAATAAGAATGGGGCCGCTCAAACAAATCGAAAGTAAGACAAAAATCCGGTTAAACTACTCGACAAATGGAAATGTTCCGAGATTAAGCATCTAACCTTGAGAATGGCGAGTTGGCAGACTGTAGACGAAGGCCTGAGGGAACGAGCCTCGAAATGTTGACTTCTGTCACGCGGGTTGCAACCTGTGTACCTTGCAGTTGCCAAAGCAGAAAGTAGGTCAGGCAAGGAGCAGGGGAAATGCTAAATTGATGAGGAATTCGTAATTTTGGCGTAAATGATGCATATTATGGCGGTGCAAGACAGAGAGGGGAGTTAAGTCTGGAGGCTAAATATTCGATACGGTCATGAGGTCCGACTGACAACCAAGTCACAAAGCTGCATTAAACGCAGGTTGGTGTATTTCTTTCATCCGATTCTCAAAGCCTAATTAATCTGTTAAAGTAAATAATCTATCAGGGTAATCAATCCATTAAGGTAATCCATCTATCAAGGTCATCCATCTATCAAGGTAATCATTTGTCTAGACAATCAGTCTCTCAAAGTAATCCAACTATCAAGGTCATCAATTTATCAAGGTAATCCACCTATTGAGGTAATCCATCTATCAAGGTAATCATTTGTAaagacaatcaatcaatcaaagtaATCCATCTATTATGGTATTCCATCTATCAAGGTAATCCATCAGTCAAGGTTATCTATCAAAGTAATCAATTTATCAAAGCAATCAAGTTATCGAGGAAATCCATCTGTTAAGGTAATCGATCTATTAAGGTAAagtgggaggaatgggagaaagattgCCTGATTGATAGCAATAAGAACAGCAACGCGAAAGACATCAATAATAGTAGTTTAGGCAATTGCTCTTTTGTCATTAATCATCCTGACCAAATGTTGAAATGAATAAACCACGCAGATAGAGAGGCAGCTTCTGTATCAGTACGACCCGCTGCCCAAGTTTTATTAGCTATGAAATATTTTCGTCTGTGAATTTTTCTATATTACTTttttgtgtgagtgagaggggggtagGCTATATACATATCCCAAACATAACTACAAAATTTGATCCAAATTATCCAGCTCTCATCAGTAGCCCCCACTTTTACGCCAAGCCACAACATTGCAATGTGTTGTTACTCTTAAGATTTAGATATAATGGTGATTCTAACCTTTTGTAGAATCACAAATATTTGAAAACTTTATCCGATATTCTTTAGAAAAACCTATCTTCTTAACCAACTATCTCAGCAGGTTGCAGTCTGGTACAAATCAAAGGAAAAGCATTTGGACAATACGGAGGAATTAACAATACATTTACAACTATGGAGTGTAAGTAAATAGCTGAAGCGATAATGTTTATGTGAAAACAATACTCATGGTAGCTCTGTTATTGCCATTTTAAAATATTTGATATAGAAAAAAGGTTACTATTGGAAATATCGAGTATGGTTAGAAATACAAAAGTCgtaaaacaaatagacagaggtTAATGACAAAGAATGGAGGAGTAGAAcacggagacagagaagaaggaactGGAAGAAAAGGCAAGATATGATATAAAAGAGCACACACTGAATGGCAGACCGCCTAAAAGAGAACGGGGAGAAAGATCTAAGGGGGAAtccaagtaaaaataaaaaatcagcagAGACGGGACGCTCGCCTCCGGAGGCAAGGAAGGGCCTACGGGAAAACTCAGCTTCACTTGTCCATCATCGccccgccaaccccccccccatcccccttcgacCTTGTTTGCGCCCCTCGCCCCcactttcgccccctcccccccctccccttctccctctcgcccccctctacTCAAGCTGAGGCGGAGGGAGTGACAGCAGGGAAAGAAGTCTCATCCGATTATCGAGGAAAGAGTCGTTATGTCTCAACATTTTTCCTCCTCGATTGTCTCTGATCTGATATCAATAAGATCGATCAACGAGAAAATGCTCTGATGATAGAGCTTAATTTCGGTAAATTGGCGAGAAATGTTATCGCGCTCCGTGGCCTGCAACGGCCCTGATTTTCAAAGACTGTTCCAAAATTTTAGCGACTCCAGGTCTTCCGCTCCGCTCTTTTATCCGTCATCTTCGGCAAGAACGAGAAAATATGTAAAGGAAACCCGGTGTTTTTGAAACGCGTTTTTATCGCCTCTTGTGATCAGCAACTCGAGTCCCGTTCGATCCCGCGGAGGAATCTGCATCTGCGTCGGCGGGCGAGCGCGGGGCAGTGCCCTCCCAACTCCGGGATTTCGGACGAATCGGCCGGACTCCGAATCCGCACAAATCTTtcaatattaataaaatcaacaaaacctACAAAAAGCAACGGCTCTAATGGAAATTCCATCTAATCCCCGAAAAGCTCTGACTGCATTGGATCTGCGAGGACGGGAAGGCTGAGGACATCCAAGGAGAGAGGGACCTCGGGGCTTCTTGGCCCGCTCTGGGGagctcttgccttctctctctctatctatctatctaactccccctctacctctgtctgtctgtctgtctctctctgtctctctctctctctctctctctctctctctctctctctctatatatatatatatatatatatatatatatatatatatatatatgtgtgtgtgtgtgtgtgtgtgtgtgtgtgtgtgtgtgtgtatatatatatatatatatatatatatatatatatatatatatatatatatatatgtatatatgtatgtatgtatttatatatatatatatatatatatatatataatatatatatatatacatatgtatgtatgtacacatatatcaatatgtatatatatttgtatatatatatatatatatatatatatatatatatatatatatatatatatataatgtgtgtgtgtgtgtgtgtgtgtgtgtgtgtgtgcgcgcgcgcgcatgtgtgtgtgtttatacttatgtttatatatatatatgtatatatatatatatatgtatatatatatgtatatatatatacatatgtatatatatatacatatgtatatatatacatatatatatacatatacatatacatatacatatacatatacatatatacatatatacatatatatatacatacacacacacacacacacacacacacacacacacacacacacacacacatacacacacgcacacacacacatatatatatataatatatacatatatatatatatatatatatatatatatatgtatatataaatatacatacacacacacacacacacacacacacatatatatatatatatatatatatatatatatatatatatatatatatatatacatatatatatatatatatacatgtatatacatatgaatatatataaacgtatatagatatagatagaaaaagtaacaccaacgcagctacgaacatcatttatttcttcagACGTTTCGAAGTTACTAACTTCATCATCAGTGTTGATGATAGAAGAACCAAACACATAAgcaaaaatagcaagaataaaacaaagtacaaattgggtcctaataatgtaaaaaaactaAATAAGCAATTTAAGAGGGGTTATTTAAAATTAAAGAATTACAATTAAACGAGCAAAACAAAGAAATGGTAAAACAAGGCAATTATTAACATATTAAaatctacaataaaaaaacacaaaggtTTAAGCATGCTATAAATAAACAGTACAATGTGAAAGTAAAAGCATATAAAATTGTAAAACTAAGTTGCATAGACTTACATGGATAATCTGtagttattgtgtgtgtaattggaTGGCAGTTGTTGTATTGTTTAGGTCTGGTTTCATCCTTGAGATAAACAGTGATTCCAAGGTGATAAGGTCAAGTCTGTGTGAGGCAGAGGTCAGAATGTGAAAATCTTGTTATGTGAGTGGATGTCCAGTGGAGTAGCAGTGTTCTCTGATggcagatggtgatggtgaactaAGTAGAACACCTGTACGGTAAGACATCCCCATATGCTCTAGGATACGGTGTTGTAGAGAGCGTGTGGTACTACCCACATATCGAGAGTTACATCTCGAACATTTAAATTGATACACAACACAGGATCTCAGGGCAAATGGTAAAGGCTTAGTTTTATTCAATAGAGAACggatggtggtggttgttttgAAAATGAACCTAAAGTCAGTTTGGGGGAATGTGTCTTTGAAAATGCTTTGAAGTTCCTTTCTTATGCTAAAACTTAGGTGTCCAAGGTATGGGAGAGTAACATAACATAGGTCTTTAGCTGCTGATAATACAGGTGTAGAGGAGGAGTGTTTTTTGTTCAAGAAATTTCTTAGTATTTTATAAAAGAATTTACTGGGGTATGAATTCTCTGTGAAATAATTCAGTAAAAAGTCCATCTTTTTGTCAAAACTGACATAATCAGAGCAGATGTTGTATGCTCTGTTGATCAGCGTTGAAATGCTGTTGAGTTTGAACAGTTTAGGGGAGAAACTTGAGTAGTTTATACCCATTAGAAGAGACCACCAACATCATGTTAATAATTGCCTAGTTTTACCATTCCCTTGTTTTGCTCATTTAACTGTAATTCTTTACCTTTAAATAACCCCTCTTAAATTGCTTATTTAGTTTTTTACATTATTAGAACCCAATTTGTACTTTGTTCAAATGAACCTGTTGTTATGGCTAGTGTAGATATACAGTCTCTTTTTACGAATGTTCCATTAGAAGAGACCACCAACATCATTGTACATGGGCTGTTAAATTCAAATGAAATTCCACATCATTTGAATGAAAAACAGATCACAAAAGCCCTACAATTGGCAACTATTNNNNNNNNNNNNNNNNNNNNNNNNNNNNNNNNNNNNNNNNNNNNNNNNNNNNNNNNNNNNNNNNNNNNNNNNNNNNNNNNNNNNNNNNNNNNNNNNNNNNNNNNNNNNNNNNNNNNNNNNNNNNNNNNNNNNNNNNNNNNNNNNNNNNNNNNNNNNNNNNNNNNNNNNNNNNNNNNNNNNNNNNNNNNNNNNNNNNNNNNNNNNNNNNNNNNNNNNNNNNNNNNNNNNNNNNNNNNNNNNNNNNNNNNNNNNNNNNNNNNNNNNNNNNNNNNNNNNNNNNNNNNNNNNNNNNNNNNNNNNNNNNNNNNNNNNNNNNNNNNNNNNNNNNNNNNNNNNNNNNNNNNNNNNNNNNNNNNNNNNNNNNNNNNNNNNNNNNNNNNNNNNNNNNNNNNNNNNNNNNNNNNNNNNNNNNNNNNNNNNNNNNNNNNNNNNNNNNNNNNNNNNNNNNNNNNNNNNNNNNNNNNNNNNNNNNNNNNNNNNNNNNNNNNNNNNNNNNNNNNTGGTGTTACTTTTCCTGTCAAAGTTACGATTcccgaaaggaaaatcacttgctGAAATTATTACAACTCGATATGGACGACCCACGCTTCATGTATACAGAAGAACTGAAAAGGACTACTACAAAGCAAGAAAACTGGAATGTGACATAGAGTTCCTGAAAAGATGTAAAAATTCTGATACTATACCATCATTTATCAAATTTAAGGTCCACAGTCAAAATTTTCTGTCCAGCCACACTTATAAATCTTGGCTACTGAAACTACTAAATTTTGAAATTAAATCTCAAACTAGGAAACTTTCTCGActcaacaataaccataacaaccaTGTCAAATCTCTTAAATCAGAATGTTCATACATTGATTACCAGTGTCTTATTTGTATGCTgcatacaaatacagacaaaaagtTTGTTAATGTACGAAAACGCCATCAGAAGAAACTCCTCAATTTAGGTATTGATGTTTCCAAAAAGATTAAACCTGAGAAGGTCATCTTCTATCTTTCAAACAGAAAAGTAACCACGGAAGAGAGTGAACTCCTTGCATTAGGTTTAGATTTTGGTTTTCCTATCATGAACATTAAATATGAAAACTTCTTTTTAGGGTTTGAAAGAATCTGTAATAGGATATCTAGGTTTAACATTTTTGGTAATGACAGCATTAGTTCTATTCACAATAAAATCTCTGCTGTTGCCAAAAATGCCTACCACCTATTTTGTCGTGAACGAAGATCTAATATTGAGACAAACTCCTATCATTTGAACCTTTTGTCTAACCTTCGGGATGATGAGAACCTAATAATTACAAAACCAGACAAGGGACGGGGTATTGTGTTACTGAATAGGGAGGAATACAACATGAAAATCAATGAAATTTTGAATGATATAACCAAATTTAGACTGTTGAAAACCAACATTGCTACTCACATTCTGAAATTGGAAGATAAACTTAATCGCTATCTCCGCAGCATAAAAGATTCAATTGGAGAGTCTGTCTACAATAATTTATTTGCATCTGGGTCAAGACCAGGTGTCCTTTATGGCCTCCCCAAAATTCATAAAATGGGCAACTCGATTAGACCTATTATATCATCTATAGGTACTTTCAATTATAATTTAGCCAAGTTCTTAGTACCAATATTAACCCCTAAGACTAAAAATGAATTTACTGTTGAGAACACTAAAGATTTTGTCTATGATATTACTGCTTTGAAATTCAATGAACCTGTTGTTATGGCTAGTGTAGATATACAGTCTCTTTTTACGAATGTTCCATTAGAAGAGACCACCAACATCATTGTACATGGGCTGTTAAATTCAAATGAAATTCCACATCATTTGAATGAAAAACAGATCACAAAAGCCCTACAATTGGCAACTATTGACTCAGTGTTTACTTTCAATGATAAcctgtacacacaaacagatggtGTAGCCATGGGCTCCCCCTTAGGTCCCACCTATGCCAATGCCTTTCTATGTTATCACGAAAAAGTATGGTTAAACCAATGTCCTGATGAATTTAACCCAAGCCTGTACC is a genomic window of Penaeus vannamei isolate JL-2024 chromosome 14, ASM4276789v1, whole genome shotgun sequence containing:
- the LOC113803981 gene encoding uncharacterized protein, whose translation is MASVDIQSLFTNVPLEETTNIIVHGLLNSNEIPHHLNEKQITKALQLLRFPKGKSLAEIITTRYGRPTLHVYRRTEKDYYKARKLECDIEFLKRCKNSDTIPSFIKFKVHSQNFLSSHTYKSWLLKLLNFEIKSQTRKLSRLNNNHNNHVKSLKSECSYIDYQCLICMLHTNTDKKFVNVRKRHQKKLLNLGIDVSKKIKPEKVIFYLSNRKVTTEESELLALGLDFGFPIMNIKYENFFLGFERICNRISRFNIFGNDSISSIHNKISAVAKNAYHLFCRERRSNIETNSYHLNLLSNLRDDENLIITKPDKGRGIVLLNREEYNMKINEILNDITKFRLLKTNIATHILKLEDKLNRYLRSIKDSIGESVYNNLFASGSRPGVLYGLPKIHKMGNSIRPIISSIGTFNYNLAKFLVPILTPKTKNEFTVENTKDFVYDITALKFNEPVVMASVDIQSLFTNVPLEETTNIIVHGLLNSNEIPHHLNEKQITKALQLATIDSVFTFNDNLYTQTDGVAMGSPLGPTYANAFLCYHEKVWLNQCPDEFNPSLYRRYVGDTFLLFKNCSQVEQFVLYLSTKHPNLKFTYEIEQNSKLPFLDTIITKDNGRLTISVYRKPTFTGLGINYSSFSPKLFKLNSISTLINRAYNICSDYVSFDKEMDFLLNYFTENSYPSKFFYKILRNFLNKKHSSSTPVLSAAKDLCYVTLPYLGHRSFSIRKVLQSIFKDTFPQTDLRFIFKTTTTIRSLLNKTKPLPFALRSCVVYQFKCSRCNSRYVGSTTRSLQHRILEHMGMSYRTGVLLSSPSPSAIREHCYSTGHPLT